The following are encoded together in the Vespa velutina chromosome 3, iVesVel2.1, whole genome shotgun sequence genome:
- the LOC124947938 gene encoding AT-rich interactive domain-containing protein 2 isoform X2, with translation MAKILDKDPVTYERERENFMKDLRHFHETRGTPFRKSPKISGKEIDLYLLYVVVTARGGWIKVNTRNEWASLCEQFHLPNGCVNSGIGLKQIYLRYLDRYEKVHFLGEDGQQADDEDEDSRHRKWSARALHSVPLTYNHHQHNVAESLRDYNGLSSDLYKPSNYDKLALSLLSPLPNEQDFAINVCTLLSNEGKHTLRLDKYPRLVNILLAHAGVFDSPGTRQLFIEVYSRVRNYSINSFWSDVLDSQDVIDLTNEKTFMKKPSTSLHTFSRRKTLEKEKQNKVTVTVQDNEETVTSMDVDGVLPDCSRLDPIGSHQDENFKDQNQNSIKFEEEDKDLFCVGRTLGTQDPYGQRVLQIASILRNLSFTPENAAVLSRNRCFLRFVLLCIRARWSNLHQLGFDILGNIANEIVLKEAGERITDVVLSCVAKGIESQDRFIVISCLEVLNKISQQDSNEEIVTFGLEDSVYELICRFLALSDIALLVYTLECLYALTSLGERPCTSVARVRGAIDTLVALVTVEAQSYGPKACILMRVVETVSTIPTPSNTSQNTPVAAAATTPVASVTSSPVPATPATITATSAPVSPAPSRPNTPATTTKSTTHKTVETANALQQQHAHQQIIQENEQFALGWLRATFELAPGIRIEQEELYKKYLGCCTKIGRRGVIAPLHFPRCVRSVFGGTIGPNPLKGESTGTQYYEGIRVRATPGQVTYPSQTVIATSTAPISAVNTTPVKVLPVQQRTIKNISPAPDSTALDNPASGVHRTPAPASPILKAQLSAPPKPPSITSNQSQNPVTKVDSKSQVSVSHPHLSQALLASGSQNQQQQQQHSQSVQVVTKEDNRSSTTSSSIIKSLLATKVTASSDCMSSAAATCVSTLTACVTNTTTSIASSISANQLITSNQVAQRQQQQRLLQQQLTGVVQPAAPAATPATILPKVSVNSKQKPVIAAIPAKKIQRLNGAKFVLTNNCEKTEVNDVNESVNQIVTSTTVILNSTENHISSIVKVCQPPTSTTICTNKSNQRSTCTSIAEDSDSTNNSLASSSGIGGSRDFSGAGAEEDNSLTSFEGILLNGAPTNIDINAQDDGSSKDSSSISSKEKPLQSMMLADLLERKVDKEPILNGVLGKNSINEKGIDLVENHIKKVLKESPTDIKIKNDITESNTMQTEVSEDTLIEAPRGIKRAASESDEIDAKKPKYSNGTTSPDPAVDSTTAESTVSSIKSEEQEDDKDSEKATVSSTAANLYAALAADCIEDETDLDEQVNINKEEPSPVVKEEPHIFINQITQQQQQQHQSQQQQQQQPQQQQQQHQQHLQQHHQHPQQQQHHHHHQHQQPQQHHQQHQQHQQQLIVATPRQIVVQQTIQSNNQVIIPAASVKGRQAQAQPQVLLQQSAGGQLQYVVSGGVPGQNYVLAQPQTALVQGQAQTVLVAQTTQQQGTGTKTIIILQPQAAPQPTPQKMVAVTPQGQQVVVTQVPRPILQSPALGNIPPPLVPTSATIPQTSIIVNSSVAQTNPNTVTVTIPAMAQQNPVSASVPSRVVTPTPASTPPPTRPTTPHQAAATHGHLVKPPVKAIKTVSSSTSTEPESKPSTSQLPPENKTITIKIDPNAYLCEWRGCLRQFKTPHEVFLHVCEIHCPTGGEEILCLWGSCDALKRRRFSLMTHLFDRHCNSDAMILRRKQLTVTGKTEVSTSTPPTPHHPGYAPNAAFHAIKRHALEFVNPKELMQRPTKPAAATSSSSSPRPGQNPPPEQDDNEGPVTKSIRLTAALILRNLVIYSTHGRRHLRAYEPHLAGVALSNVESSRTIAQVLYDMNDQSSSNHR, from the exons ATATCTAGACAGGTACGAAAAGGTTCATTTCTTAGGAGAAGATGGACAGCAAGCCGATGATGAAGACGAAGATTCCAGACACCGGAAGTGGTCTGCCAGGGCATTACATTCAGTTCCTCTTACGtataatcatcatcaacatAATGTTGCAg aatcTCTTCGCGATTACAATGGTCTTTCGTCCGATCTTTACAAACCATCCAACTACGACAAATTGGCATTATCGCTTCTTTCGCCTCTTCCAAACGAACAAGACTTCGCAATCAATGTTTGCACGCTTTTGTCGAACGAAGGAAAACATACGTTACGTCTCGATAAGTATCCACGTTTGGTGAATATCCTGCTCGCGCATGCTGGCGTTTTCGACTCGCCTGGTACGCGACAACTTTTCATTGAGGTTTATTCTCGTGTGAGGAACTATTCTATCAATTCGTTTTGGTCGGATGTACTCGATTCGCAAGACGTGATAGACCTTACGAACGAGAAAACCTTTATGAAGAAGCCATCAACGAGCTTACACACATTCTCCAGGCGGAAAacattagagaaagagaagcaaaaTAAAGTGACAGTAACGGTCCAAGACAACGAGGAGACGGTCACGTCGATGGATGTGGATGGG GTGCTTCCAGACTGTTCACGTCTAGATCCTATTGGTTCTCATCAAGATGAGAATTTTAAAGATCAGAATCAAAATTCGATAAAGTTCGAAGAAGAGGATAAAGACTTGTTTTGCGTCGGTAGAACGTTAGGCACGCAGGATCCGTACGGTCAACGCGTGTTACAGATAGCGTCTATCTTACGAAATCTCAGTTTCACTCCGGAGAATGCCGCGGTGCTAAGCAGGAATCGATGTTTTTTGAGATTcgttttattatgtataagaGCAAGGTGGAGTAATTTGCATCAACTTGGTTTCGATATACTAGGGAATATAGCAAACGAAATTGTTTTAAAAGAGGCTGGCGAAAGGATAACAGATGTTGTCCTGTCTTGTGTGGCAAAAGGTATCGAGTCGCAAGATagatttatcgttatatcctGTTTGGAGGTGCTTAATAAGATCAGTCAACAGGATAGTAACGAAGAAATCGTTACGTTTGGATTGGAAGATAGTGTCTATGAACTTATTTGCAg gTTTTTAGCTCTAAGTGATATAGCTCTTTTAGTTTATACTTTGGAGTGTTTATACGCTTTAACTTCGTTGGGCGAAAGACCGTGTACTAGTGTCGCGCGGGTACGTGGAGCTATCGATACATTGGTCGCGCTTGTCACCGTCGAAGCACAGAGTTATGGCCCAAAAGCTTGCATTTTGATGAGAGTGGTAGAAACTGTATCTACTATACCCACACCTTCGAATACGTCTCAGAATACtcctgttgctgctgctgccacTACTCCGGTTGCATCAGTAACATCATCACCCGTGCCAGCTACTCCAGCTACGATTACCGCAACATCGGCTCCAGTTAGCCCAGCACCTTCTAGACCTAATACACCTGCAACTACAACCAAGTCCACAACGCACA AAACAGTAGAGACGGCTAATGCGCTTCAACAACAACACGCGCATCAACAAATCATTCAGGAAAACGAGCAATTCGCTTTAGGATGGTTAAGAGCTACCTTTGAGCTTGCACCAGGCATACGCATAGAACAAGAGGAACTCTACAAAAAATATCTTGGGTGTTGTACGAAGATTGGCAGGAGAGGAGTAATCGCGCCACTTCATTTTCCCAGATGTGTTAG gtCAGTGTTCGGGGGAACTATTGGTCCAAATCCACTCAAAGGAGAATCAACTGGTACTCAGTATTACGAAGGCATCCGTGTACGGGCTACACCAGGCCAAGTAACTTATCCGAGCCAAACTGTAATTGCGACTAGTACAGCTCCGATATCAGCGGTCAACACAACTCCAGTAAAGGTGCTTCCCGTACAACAGCGTACAATCAAGAATATAAGTCCTGCTCCCGATAGCACGGCCCTAGACAATCCTGCATCTGGAGTTCACAGAACTCCAGCCCCTGCATCTCCCATTCTAAAAGCCCAGTTGTCTGCCCCTCCAAAACCACCTTCCATTACGTCAAATCAATCCCAAAATCCAGTCACCAAGGTTGATTCTAAAAGTCAG GTATCAGTATCTCACCCCCACCTGAGTCAAGCATTGCTGGCCAGTGGATCCCAAaatcagcagcagcagcagcagcactcCCAATCTGTCCAAGTAGTAACAAAAGAAGATAACCGAAGTAGTACTACATCCagttctataataaaaagcCTTTTGGCTACCAAGGTAACAGCCAGCAGTGACTGCATGTCCAGTGCTGCTGCAACTTGTGTGTCTACCCTTACTGCCTGTGTAACAAACACTACTACTAGCATCGCATCCAGCATCAGTGCCAACCAGCTAATAACAAGCAACCAG GTTGCACAACGTCAACAACAGCAAAGGTTACTGCAACAGCAATTAACAGGTGTGGTACAACCTGCAGCTCCTGCAGCTACACCAGCAACAATACTCCCTAAAGTTTCTGTGAACTCTAAACAAAAACCAGTGATTGCAGCTATTCCTGCCAAAAAAATACAGAGACTTAATGGAGCTAAATTTGTTTTGACCAACAATTGTGAGAAG acTGAAGTAAATGATGTAAATGAAAGTGTCAACCAAATCGTAACCTCAACTACAGTAATTTTGAATTCAACTGAGAATCACATATCCTCGATCGTAAAAGTTTGTCAACCACCGACCTCTACTACAATTTGTACAAACAAGTCCAATCAACGAAGTACGTGTACTTCGATTGCTGAAGATTCTGATTCAACGAACAATTCTTTGGCTTCTAGTAGTGGTATAGGTGGTAGTAGAGATTTTTCTGGTGCTGGTGCTGAAGAAGATAATTCTTTAACGAGTTTTGAAGGAATACTTTTAAATGGTGCACCAACTAACATAGATATTAATGCACAAGATGATGGATCATCCAAAGATTCATCTAGCATAAGTTCAAAGGAGAAACCATTGCAGAGTATGATGTTGGCCgatttattagaaagaaaggtaGATAAAGAGCCTATTTTAAATGGAGTTCTTGGAAAGAATTcaataaacgaaaaaggaatagatttggttgaaaatcatattaaaaaggTATTAAAAGAATCTCCGactgatattaaaataaaaaatgatataacagAAAGTAATACCATGCAGACCGAAGTATCTGAAGATACATTAATTGAAGCTCCtagaggaataaaaagagcAGCTAGTGAATCTGATGAGATAGATGCAAAGAAACCAAAATATTCTAATGGCACTACATCGCCTGATCCTGCTGTTGATTCAACAACTGCTGAATCTACTGTATCCAGTATAAAATCggaagaacaagaagatgACAAAGACAGTGAGAAAGCAACAGTTTCATCTACTGCTGCAAATCTTTATGCAGCTCTTGCTGCTGATTGCATAGAAGATGAAACTGATCTTGATGAACAAGTGAACATTAATAAGGAAGAACCTTCTCCAGTCGTGAAAGAAGAACCtcacatatttattaatcaaattactcaacaacaacagcaacagcatcaatcacagcaacagcagcagcaacaaccacagcaacaacaacagcaacatcaACAACATCTGCAGCAACATCACCAACATccacaacagcagcaacatcatcatcatcatcagcatcAGCAGCCGCAGCAACATCATCAGCAACACCAGCAGCATCAACAACAGTTAATAGTAGCGACCCCTCGACAAATAGTCGTTCAACAAACAATTCAGTCAAACAATCAAGTTATAATTCCTGCTGCGTCCGTCAAAGGAAGACAAGCACAAGCACAGCCACAAGTTCTGTTACAACAAAGTGCGGGAGGGCAACTGCAATATGTCGTATCTGGTGGTGTTCCTGGACAAAACTATGTATTGGCTCAACCACAAACAGCTTTAGTACAAGGGCAAGCACAGACGGTTCTTGTTGCTCAGACAACTCAACAACAAGGCACTGGCACGAaaactattataattttacagcCACAAGCTGCTCCTCAACCAACACCACAAAAAATGGTAGCTGTTACACCTCAAGGACAACAAGTTGTTGTAACTCAAGTTCCACGTCCTATTTTACAAAGTCCAgctcttggaaatattcctcCTCCGTTGGTACCTACGTCAGCCACAATTCCACAGACTTCCATAATAGTTAATAGTTCTGTAGCACAAACTAATCCAAATACTGTAACCGTTACGATACCTGCGATGGCTCAACAGAATCCAGTGTCTGCTAGTGTACCATCGAGAGTCGTAACACCGACTCCTGCTTCGACTCCACCACCTACAAGACCAACTACTCCTCACCAAGCAGCAGCGACACATGGACATTTAGTTAAACCACCAGTAAAGGCTATAAAAACTGTAAGTTCTTCGACTTCAACAGAACCAGAATCGAAACCTTCTACCAGTCAACTTCCACCTGAGAATAaaactattactattaaaatcGATCCTAACGCATATCTATGTGAATGGCGAGGTTGTTTAAG GCAATTTAAAACTCCCCATGAAGTTTTTCTTCATGTGTGTGAAATTCATTGTCCAACTGGCGGAGAAGAAATATTGTGCTTATGGGGCAGTTGCGATGCTTTAAAGAGACGTCGATTCTCTTTAATGACGCACTTATTCGATAGGCACTGTAATTCTGAT GCAATGATCCTtagaagaaaacaattaaCCGTGACTGGAAAAACTGAAGTATCTACGTCCACTCCTCCAACGCCTCATCACCCTGGATATGCACCGAATGCAGCATTCCATGCCATTAAAAGACATGCTTTGGAATTCGTGAATCCTAAGGAATTGATG CAGAGGCCAACCAAGCCCGCTGCAGCCACTTCAAGCTCTTCTTCTCCCAGACCTGGGCAAAACCCTCCACCAGAACAG GATGACAACGAAGGTCCAGTGACTAAAAGTATTCGCCTGACGGCAGCTCTTATTCTCAGAAACCTAGTCATATACTCAACACATGGTAGAAG gcATCTTAGAGCATATGAACCTCATTTGGCAGGTGTGGCATTAAGTAATGTTGAATCATCAAGGACGATCGCACAAGTCTTATATGATATGAATGATCAGAGCAGTAGTAATCATAGGTGA